The stretch of DNA GGCATCGACCTGTGGCAGGGCGCGCGGGCCGAGGGCCGGGCCTAGGGTCGGGATAGTCCGGGGCGGAAATCAGGGCCGGACTGGCCGAACCCATGATTTGCGCCCCGGACTACCCCAGCATGTCGATCAGCGGTCGAACCGCACACCCTCAGGCTTCTCCCGCGACGCCCACCACACGATGAGGATGATCCACCCGACGATCGGGATGAACACCAGCAGCTGCCACCAGCCGGAGCGGTTGGTGTCGTGCAGTCGCCGGGCGCCGATCGCGATCTGAGGCACGATCACGGCGAGGCTGAACAGTCCGCCCAGGAGGGCGAACACGCCGCTGGCGGCACCCAGCGCGCGGAAGACGATCTCGATGATGACGCTGGCCAGGTACCACCACCAGAACTCCGACCGGCTGGCCCGGCCGCGGAACTGCGCGTACTTCTGGAAGAACCGCTGCACCGCCTGGCCGAACGTGGCACCGCGCAGCGGAGCGACGGCCGGGTCGCCGACGGGCGGGGGCGGGGTGGGCTCGCCGTACGGCGAGGACGGGTAGGGCTCGTACGACATGTGATCCTCCAGGATCGGTCGGAACAGGGCAGGAGGCACGCTACGGCCCTGCGCCGCCGGCGCGCCAGGAACTTCGCAGGGTGTTGCCAGACTCCGCCGGGCAGGGCGCCACGCAGGCACGCCATCGACGTACAGTCAGGTTCGTGACAGGTTGGAGTCACACACTGGAGACCATGGCACGCGTAGGACTTTGCGAGGACGACCCGGCGATCCGACGGATCGTCTCCGAATCGCTGCGGATCTCCGGACACGAGACGGTCGCAGCGCACGACGGCAACGAGGCGATCCGGATGTTCCGGGCCGACGACGACCTTGACGTCATCATCTTGGACATCGGCCTGCCCGACGCCGACGGCCGCGACGTCTGCCAGGCGCTGCGCAGCGCCGGCCAGGTCGCGCCGGTGCTCTTCCTCACCGCGCTGGGCCAGCTGCACGAGAAGGTGGCGGGCTTCGCCGCAGGCGCCGATGACTATCTGACCAAGCCCTTCGACGTGAAGGAGCTGGTCGCCCGGGTCGAGGCACTCAGCCGCCGTGGCCGCTTCGTCGTACCGCGCGTACCCACCGACCTCGTGCTCGATCCCGCTCGGCACGCGGTCGTCTGCGAGGAGCGCGAGGTCATGCTGACGCCGACCGAGTTCCGGATGCTCGCCTCCATCACCAGCCGGCCTGGGGAGGTCGTACGCCGGCGCGCGGTCGTCGCGGCCGCGTGGCCCGACGGTGCCATCGTCAGCGAGAACACCATCGACTCCTATGCCGCCCGGCTGCGCCGCAAGCTGCACGATGTCGGCTCGCCGGTGGAGCTCAAGACCGTCCGAGGTGTCGGCTTCACGCTCAAGTGAGCTGTTGAATGAGCGGCATGCTCCGCTTGCGACCGCGCGGCTTCCGCACCCAGATCGTGGCCTCCACGGTCCTGCTGATGGCGTTCGTGATGGTCGTCCTCACCGCTGGCACCCAGGCCGTGCTGGAGTGGAACACCCACAACGACGTGCGTCGCGTCCTCGATGAGCGCACCCAGGCCGTGCTGCCGATCGTGCGGGCGACCAGCAAGCCGCTCGGTGAGCAGTCGTGGGAGTCGATCGAGCCGCTGAGCCGGGTCTACGACGCCCATGGCGCGCCGGTGGGCGGCAGCATCCAGCACATCGCCGAGAGCGACGCGGCCGCCCTGGCGATCAAGGCGCTGGCCACCGGTCAGCGGCAGGAGGCCGAGGCACACGACAACCTCAACCTCCGCGCCGCTCCGTTCACCACCCGGTCCGGGGAGCGCGGCGCCGTCGTGGTGAGCGAGAGCTCCGATCCCTATGAGCGCACCGAGCTCGAGGCGCTCATCGCGATGATCGTGCTCGGCCTGCTGGTCGTCGGCGTCGCCGGCATCATCGCCTGGCGGGTCACCCGGCAGGCGCTCGAGCCGGTGGAGCAGATGGCCGAGCGCGCCGCCGACTGGTCCGAGCATGACCTCTCCCACCGCTTCGACCTGGGCACCCCGGACAACGAGCTGAGCAAGCTGGGCGAGACCCTCGACCATCTCCTGGACCGGGTGGCGGCGGCGATCCGGGCCGAGCAACGGCTCACCGCCGAGCTCGCCCACGAGCTGCGCACTCCCCTGACCACCATCCAGGGCGCCGCGGACCTCGCGCTGCTGCGCGGCGTCGCGGACGAGGACGCGCGCGAGGACCTGGAGGCCATCTCGGCGGCCGCGCGCCGGATGACCGGGGTCATCGCCACCCTGCTCGACCTCGCTCGCGAGCGTGGGGCCAGCGCCAAGGCCAGTACGTCGCTGGCAGCCGTCGTGGATGCTCTCCGGCCGCTCGTACCCGACCACCTCGAGCTGGTCGATGAGGTGTCGGAGACCACGGTTCCCGTCGCTGCGCCGGCGACGCTGGTCGTGCAGGCGGTCTCGCCGATCGTGGAGAACGCCGTCCGCTACGCCCGCAGCACGGTGCGGTTCGAGGCTCGGGCGACGCCCGATCAGGTGCACCTGCTGGTCACCGACGACGGTCCGGGGCTGGCAGCGACGGTTCGCGACAGGGTCTTCGAGCCCGGCACCTCGGGCTCCGGCGGCACCGGCCTCGGTCTCGGCATCTCGCGTCGGGTGGCGCGCTCGCTGGGCGGCGAGGTGGACGTCGTCGAGGCGGCGGACGGAGCGACCTTCGTGGTGAGACTGCCCCGACGCTGAGCGCTGATGGCAGCGCTGATGGCAGCGCTGACGGAAGCGCGGGCGGGAGCGCTGACGGCAGCGCGGGCGGCGCCTCGTCAGTCGGCCGGGTCGGGTTGGGCGAGGTTGAGCTCCCAACCGGCTCCTTCGGTCTCCCGCTCGGCATCGCTGTGCGTCACAGCGAGGTAGGCGACCAGCAGGACGAAGAGCACCAGGCCGAGCAGCGTCACCGTGCCGGTGGTCCAACCCAGCCCGCCGTGGCGCCGGCTGACCGCCAGCCCGTCGGCGACCGAGGCTCCCAGCGGCCTGGTCAGGGAGTACGCCGCCCAGAAGCAGACCACGGAGTTCGCACCCAGCCGCCAGGCGGCCAAGGGCACCAGGATGAGGACGCCGAACAGGACGACCGACCACCAGTAGCCCATGCCCAGGTTGGTCGCGGTGGTGTCGCCCAGCGCCGTCCCGAGGCCGAAGGTCAGCAGCACCGTGCCCCAGTAGAACCGCTCCCGCCGCGGTGTGGTGATGGAGTGCACCGACAGCGTGCCCTCGCTGCGCCGCCACCAGGTGAGCAGGCCACACAGCAGCACCAGGTAGATCGCGGAGTCGACGTAGTACGGCGTCCCGAGCGCCACGTGCGGCCCGTCAGCGATCAT from Nocardioides sp. BP30 encodes:
- a CDS encoding COG4705 family protein — encoded protein: MTSRAAPKVPDVLILFWVVKLLTTGIGETGSDFLGTWNVAAAGVIGVGGFAVALWWQMRASTYHPVRYWVTVLMVALFGTMIADGPHVALGTPYYVDSAIYLVLLCGLLTWWRRSEGTLSVHSITTPRRERFYWGTVLLTFGLGTALGDTTATNLGMGYWWSVVLFGVLILVPLAAWRLGANSVVCFWAAYSLTRPLGASVADGLAVSRRHGGLGWTTGTVTLLGLVLFVLLVAYLAVTHSDAERETEGAGWELNLAQPDPAD
- a CDS encoding sensor histidine kinase; translation: MLRLRPRGFRTQIVASTVLLMAFVMVVLTAGTQAVLEWNTHNDVRRVLDERTQAVLPIVRATSKPLGEQSWESIEPLSRVYDAHGAPVGGSIQHIAESDAAALAIKALATGQRQEAEAHDNLNLRAAPFTTRSGERGAVVVSESSDPYERTELEALIAMIVLGLLVVGVAGIIAWRVTRQALEPVEQMAERAADWSEHDLSHRFDLGTPDNELSKLGETLDHLLDRVAAAIRAEQRLTAELAHELRTPLTTIQGAADLALLRGVADEDAREDLEAISAAARRMTGVIATLLDLARERGASAKASTSLAAVVDALRPLVPDHLELVDEVSETTVPVAAPATLVVQAVSPIVENAVRYARSTVRFEARATPDQVHLLVTDDGPGLAATVRDRVFEPGTSGSGGTGLGLGISRRVARSLGGEVDVVEAADGATFVVRLPRR
- a CDS encoding response regulator transcription factor is translated as MARVGLCEDDPAIRRIVSESLRISGHETVAAHDGNEAIRMFRADDDLDVIILDIGLPDADGRDVCQALRSAGQVAPVLFLTALGQLHEKVAGFAAGADDYLTKPFDVKELVARVEALSRRGRFVVPRVPTDLVLDPARHAVVCEEREVMLTPTEFRMLASITSRPGEVVRRRAVVAAAWPDGAIVSENTIDSYAARLRRKLHDVGSPVELKTVRGVGFTLK
- a CDS encoding DUF805 domain-containing protein, whose amino-acid sequence is MPPALFRPILEDHMSYEPYPSSPYGEPTPPPPVGDPAVAPLRGATFGQAVQRFFQKYAQFRGRASRSEFWWWYLASVIIEIVFRALGAASGVFALLGGLFSLAVIVPQIAIGARRLHDTNRSGWWQLLVFIPIVGWIILIVWWASREKPEGVRFDR